In Verrucomicrobiota bacterium, the DNA window CTGATCCAGCGTCAGCAAGCGGTTGGGAATCTGCCGCAGCACCATCGCAAACTGGCCGCGTTCCTTGAACACGCTGACACGAAACCGGGCCAACTCACCGAAGGCAAACCCAAAGTCAGCCGTGCCGCGTTCCTTCACCTGCTGAATATGCTCATCCGAGGTGATGCTGCGCATCAATTCCTCGGTATCTTCATTCTTGAGACTGGGACCTTCCACGCGGTGGAGAATGCCATGCAAACGAATCACGGGCGGTACCCCCACGCGGATGTGGAGATCGGAGGAACCCTCGGACACCACCAAGTGCAACAAATCGGACATCGAGTATGACATAACGCTATTTGGTAAAAGTTGGTTTCGTTTATGGTATCGCCATGCGGGCCATTTTTTTAATCCACATCCCCCACGGTTGCGCGAATGACCTCTTCCGGCGTGGTGAGCCCGGCCAGCACCTTGCGCGCGCCGTCTTCACGCAGCGTGCGCATCCCCATTTCGCGGGCACGGGTGCGCAACACGGACGAAGGCACCTTGTCGTAAATCAGCTTGCGGGCCTCATCATCAATGACAAACATCTCAAAGATACCAAAACGGCCACGGCAACCAGTCTTAGAACAATCGTTGCACCCCTTGCCGCGTTTGAAGTTGGCGTTGGCCAGGTTCTCCGGCGGGATGTTCAACACGCGCAATTCGCTTTCGGAGGGAGTATAGGGCGCGCCACAACGCTTGCAAATTTTGCGCACCAACCGTTGCGCCATGATGGCGCGGGTGGACGAGGCCACCAAAAATGGCTTTACCCCAATGTCAATCAAGCGCGTCACCGCGCTGGGAGCGTCATTGGTGTGGAGGGTGGAGAAGACCAAGTGACCGGTCAGGGAGGCGTTGATGGCAATGCCCGCCGTCTCCAAGTCACGAATTTCACCAATCATGATCACGTTGGGCGCCTGGCGCAGAATGGACCGCAGCGCGGCGGCAAACGTTAGACCAATGGATTCATGCACATGCACCTGGTTGATGCCGGACATCACATATTCAACCGGGTCCTCGACCGTGATGATCTTGCGATCCGGGCGGTTAATGAAGTTCAACACCGCGTACAAGGTGGTCGTTTTACCGGACCCAGTGGGCCCCGTCACCAGCAGAATACCGTCGGGCAAACCGATCAACCGCTCGAATGTCTGCTGGTCATCGGTGAAGAATCCCAGCTCCGGCAGACCGAGTTTCAGCCCTTCCTTGTCCAAGATACGCATGACGATACTCTCCCCATGGCTGGTGGGAATGCACGATACGCGCAAGTCAATCACTTTGCCGCCGACTTGGGTCTGAATGCGCCCGTCCTGCGGAATCCGGTGTTCGGCAATGGACATGTTGGACTGAATCTTAAGCCGGGCGATGATGGCGGATTGCAGTCGTTTCGGCGGATTCTTCATTT includes these proteins:
- a CDS encoding ATPase, T2SS/T4P/T4SS family yields the protein MALKDDILLDMLVDMGVLTAEQVAQIRPEADAAGEGVVDTLVAKKVIRPTDVSNAKAAFLGVEVVQLSEMKLPDDVVSSIRRDVAKRYRVIPVYKMGDTIGVAMADPSDLDTLDALHHLLKAEIEPKVASEQEIEEALSQYYGAADDAVSVMIQNITEGEVEVANLSGKKLEEDGGTLEADAPIIKLVNSIIVEAFKARASDIHLEPLAKLFRLRYRIDGVMHEMKNPPKRLQSAIIARLKIQSNMSIAEHRIPQDGRIQTQVGGKVIDLRVSCIPTSHGESIVMRILDKEGLKLGLPELGFFTDDQQTFERLIGLPDGILLVTGPTGSGKTTTLYAVLNFINRPDRKIITVEDPVEYVMSGINQVHVHESIGLTFAAALRSILRQAPNVIMIGEIRDLETAGIAINASLTGHLVFSTLHTNDAPSAVTRLIDIGVKPFLVASSTRAIMAQRLVRKICKRCGAPYTPSESELRVLNIPPENLANANFKRGKGCNDCSKTGCRGRFGIFEMFVIDDEARKLIYDKVPSSVLRTRAREMGMRTLREDGARKVLAGLTTPEEVIRATVGDVD